The window GATCGCTCGAGTCGATGATGAACTCCTTGCGGGGGGCCACGTCATTGCCCATGAGCAGCTCGAAGACGGATGCGGCGACCTCGGCGTCTTGCATGCGCACTCGCCGGAGCAGTCGACCTCCGCGGTCCATCGTGGTCGTGGCGAGCTGGTCGGCATCCATCTCGCCGAGGCCCTTGTATCGCTGGATGGGTTCCTGCCAGCGCTTGCCCGACTTGGTCAGCTTCGCGAGCAGGCCGTGGAGCTCCTGCTCCGAGTAGGTGTAGATCGTCTCGTTCGGCTTCGAGCCCGGGTTCATCACGATGACCCGATGCAGCGGCGGAACGGCGGCGTACACCCGGCCCTCGTCGATCAGCGGCCGCATGTAGCGGAAGAACAGGGTGAGCAGGAGGGTGCGGATGTGGGCGCCGTCGACGTCGGCGTCGCTCATCAGGATGATCTTGCCGTAGCGCGCCGACTCCAGGTCGAACGAGCGGCCCGATCCTGCACCGATGACCTGGATGATGGAGGCGCATTCGGCATTCGAGAGCATGTCGCTGATCGAGGCCTTCTGCACGTTCAGGATCTTGCCGCGGATCGGCAGCAGCGCCTGATACTCGCTGTTGCGGGCGAGCTTGGCCGTGCCGAGCGCCGAGTCTCCCTCGACGATGAAGAGTTCGGACGCGTCGACGTCGTTCGTGCGGCAATCGGCGAGCTTCGCCGGCAGCGACGACGACTCGAGGGCGTTCTTGCGCCGCTGCGTCTCCTTGTGCTGGCGCGCGGAGATGCGCGCCTTCATCTCGGAGACGACCTTGTCGAGCAGCAACGAGGTCTGGGTCTTGTCGTCGCGCTTCGGTGAGGCGAAGCGGGCGGCCAGCTCTTTCGCGACGACGTTCGACACGATCTGACGTGCGGCCGGCGTGCCGAGGATCTCTTTCGTCTGGCCCTCGAACTGCGGCTCGGGCAGTCGCACCGTGAGGACGGCGGTGAGCCCCGCGAGGATGTCGTCTTTGTCGATCTTGTCGTTGCCGACCTTCAGTCGCCGGGCGTTCTGCTCGACCTGACTGCGCAGCACCTTCATCAGCCCGACCTCGAAGCCCTGCTGATGAGTGCCGCCCTTGGGCGTCGAGATGATGTTGACGAACGAGCGCACTCGCGTCTCGTAACCCGTACCCCAGCGCAGGGCGACGTCGACCTCGCACTCGCGCTGCACCTCGGTCGGAACCATGGCGCCGGTGGGCTGGAGCACCGGAACCGTCTCGACGAACGACCCCGTGCCGGTGAGGCGCCAGGTGTCGGTGACGGCCGCGTCGGGGGCGAGGAACTCGGCGAACTCCGAGATGCCGCCGTCGAAGCGATAGGTGGTCTCGACGGGCTCGGTCGACACGACGCCGTCGGAGCCGGTCGAGGGGCGCTCGTCACGGATGACGATCTCGAGACCGGGAACGAGGAAGGCCGTCTGCCGGGCGCGCTGTTCGAGCTCCTCGAGGTTGAAGGAGGCGTCCTTGGTGAAGATCTGCCGGTCGGCCCAGTACCGGATGCGTGTGCCGGTCACGCCCTTGGGAGCCTTGCCGACGACTCGCAGTTCGCTCTTCTTGTCGAAGGGGCTGAATGCGGAGTCGGGCGCGTCGCCGGCGAACGAGCCGGGTTCGCCTCGGTGGAACGACATCGCCCAGGTCTTGCCGCCCCGGTCGACCTCGACGTCGAGTCGTTCTGACAGAGCATTCACGACAGAGGCGCCGACGCCGTGGAGTCCGCCCGAGGCGGCGTACGAGCCGCCGCCGAACTTGCCACCGGCGTGGAGCTTGGTGAAGACGACCTCGATGCCCGACAGACCGGTGCGGGGCTCGATGTCGACGGGAATCCCGCGCGCCCGGTCGCGGACCTCGACGCTGCCGTCGGTGTGCAGCACGATGTCGATGCGGCCGCCGTGCCCGCCCAGGGCTTCGTCGACGGAGTTGTCGATGATCTCCCACAGGCAGTGCATCAGGCCACGGGAGTCGGTCGAGCCGATGTACATCCCGGGGCGCTTGCGAACCGCCTCCAGCCCTTCCAGGACCTGCAGATGATGGGCGGAATACTCGGCTGTCACAATCTCCAACGATAACCGCGGGGCCTGACACGCGGCTCGAGGACACACGGGCGGGCATTCCCGCGTACGCGTAGAGCGAAATGTCGGGACACGACGGCATACCCCTCGGATACCCGTGGTTACATGTCTTGCACGCACCCGAACGCGCTGCACCGAGGAGGCACCGAGATGAGCACCACATCGACACCGACTGAGAACACCGCCGTCCTCGACTACCGACTCACGGCTGCCGATCGCTGCGACTCCTGCGGCGCTCAGGCGTACATCGCCGCCGAGGTCAACGGCAGCGAGCTCCTGTTCTGCGCCCACCACGGTCGCAAGTACGAGGAGAAGCTCCGCAGCATCGCCACGTCGTGGCACGACGAGACCGCACGCCTCAGCGAGAGCGTCTAGTCGACTCGTCCCTCGTAGCGGCGAGGGACCAGCGGCGACAGTCGCACGAGGATCTCCTCCCCCACCGATCCGATCGCCTCGGCGAGATCGGTGGGGGATTTCTCGTTGTCGGCGCCGCCGAAGACGGTCACCACGTCGCCGATCGACGCCGATGGCCACCCCGCGATGCGTGAGTGCTCGCCGACGGATTCGAGCTGACGCGGACCGGCCGGGGTGAGCACCTCGACACGCCCGCCGAGCGTGCTCGGCAGGCCGTCCAGCGCCCCGAGTTCGATGTGCGCACCCTCGTCGTCCACGCTCGTGACCTCCGCACGAAGGCTCGAGATGAGGCGCACGCCCAGATCGCGCTCGTCGACCCCGCCGGCCGAGCGCACGCCGTACGCGAAAGCGCCGATCCGCACGAGGTCGTATCGGAACTCCGCACGTGCGAACGAAGCCGCACTGGCCGCCAGATGTCGATGCGACGGCCGCAGACCGGACTGCTCGGCGACCGTCACGGCCGCGTCGAAGATGCGCCGGGCGTCGTCGTCGTCGTCATCGGACGCCTCCGCGATGTGGCTCCAGACGCCCACGACCTCCACGACGCCCTCGTCGACCAGGGCGGCGGCCCGCGTCACGAACGCGGGCCACTCCTCGGGCCGCACGCCGTTGCGGTGCAGGCCGGTGTCGATCTTGAGGTGGATGCGGGCCCGGCGTGCGAGGGTACGCGCGGCCGATGCGACGTCGTCCAGAGACGCGGCGTCGCCGACGCCGATGTCGAGGTCGTCGTGGACCGCGTCGAGGGCGTCATCGGCGGTCGCCGTCATCCATACGAAGATGCGGGCTGCCTCGCCGAGCTCGCGGCGGACGATGCGGCCGGTGCAGACGTCGAAGGCACCGAACCAGCGGACGCCTTCGGCGGCGGCGCGCCGGACGACGGGCACGAGGCCGTGCCCGTACGCGTCGTTCTTGACGACGAGCATCGGTTCGGACGGCGCGACGGTCGCCCGCACTCGCGCGAGGTTGGCCGCGAGGAGGTCGAGATCGACGTGCAGCGCGGCGGTCATCCGACGACTCGCCGTGTGGCATGCAGTCCCGCGGCGGTGGCGAGCTCGCCTCCGGAGAGCCCGGTCACGGCGCACCACTCCCCCAATGAGGGCTCGTCCCGGGCGGGATCGCCGAAGAAGACGGCCTCGTCGCCGCGCTGGATCGCAGCATCCGCGATCTCGACGACGCAGACGTCCATCGCGACCCGTCCGACGATAGGGTGGCGGCGTCCTGCGAAACTCACATCGACGGAGCCGCCCAGCGAGCGCACGACGCCTTGTCCGTAGCCGCCGGTGACGAGCGCGATGCGGGTGTCGGCCGCGGCGCGGTAGAGATACCCGTAGGAGACGCCCTCGCCGGCGCGGAGATCTTTCGTCGCAAGTACCGCACCGCTGAACCGCAGTGCAGGGGCGGATGCTTCGGGGCCACCGGGGAGCCCGAAGAGCGCGACGGGGTCGAGGGAACCCGGCGTCGCCGCGGCGGGATCGGTGAGGGTCAGCCCGGCCTCAGACAGAACGTCGACGACGGCATCGGCGCCGTGGCCCCATGCGTCGGAACGGAGGACGCGGGAGGTGTACGTGCGGGCCCGGGAGGCGACGGCATTGCGCAGCAGAGCGGCCCGTGAGACGGAGGCGAGCGGCGTACGGTCGCCCCTGCCCTCTGCTCGCTCACGGAAGGCCCCAGTCACGACAACTAGACTAACGGGGTCTTGTCCGCCGACCCCGGAGCTCGCATGCCAGACCAGGGCTTCGCCCTCGCGCCCCGCCTTCGCTACCTCGTCGGGCGCGCCCGACGCATCGACGTCGGATCCGTCTTCGAGCGCGCGCGGGAGGCTTCGCGCGACCACGGGAAGTGGACGCCGCTCGTCGTCGTCGACATGCTCTGGCAGGCGGGTTTCCGCAATGTGGGGTTCCAGGACTACATCGATTACGACTTCTCGATCCTGAACCGCGCCGAGCGCGCGACGTACATGACGCACCCCGTCTCGAACCAGATCTCGCAGAAGTACGACCACCCCGACTACCGGCATATCTTCCAGGACAAGGTCGAGTTCGACGGGGTCTTCAGTGAGCACCTGCACCGGGATTGGATGGTGGTGACGGCCGACAACGCAGACGACGTCAGGGCGTTCGCGGAGCGGCTCGGCACGATCGTGACGAAGGAGCCGGTCGGCCAGGCCGGCACCGGGGTGCACCGGTATCACGCGGCGGAGGTCGAGGACTGGGCGCAGTTCCACCGCGGTCTGTGGGAGCGGGGCGAGCTGCTCATCGAAGAGGTCATCGCGCAGCATCCCGACCTCGCCGCGGTCTGCCCCGGCACCGTGAACACGACCCGGGTCACCGCGTTCTTCGACGGTCAACGCACCCACATCCTCGCTATGGCGCAGAAGTTCGGACGCGGTGCGGTCAGCGATCAGATGACCTTCGGCGGCTTCTACACGATGCTCGACGAAGCGGGTCGAGCGGTCGGTCCCGGATACGACTCGCACGGTCATGTGCACGAGACGCACCCCGACTCGGGCTTCCGCATCGCCGACTTTCAGTTGCCCCTGATGGACGACGTGCGCGCGTTCGTCGACCGCGTCGCGCGTGTGGTCCCCCAGGTGCAGTACGTGGGGTGGGACATCGTCGTGACGGCCGACGGCCCGGTGCTCGTCGAAGGCAACTGGGGCGCGGGTGTCTACGAGAACAAGCCCAGTGTCACCGGCATCCGCACGGGGCACAAACCGCGCTACCAGGCCGCGATCGGTTTCTGACGAGACGACGGAGCCCCGTTGCCGATATCCCTCTCCGGGATGAGGGCAACGGGGCTCCGTCGTGTGTCAGACCTTGCGGACCAGGCCCAGGGGGGTCGATTCGTGTCCCTGGCCGAGAGGGTTGTCGGACAGGATCGCCAAGAGGCGACGCTCGCCCGCCTTGTCGAGGGTCGAGCCGAGGATGTTGCCGCCCAGGTCGTTGATGTCGACCACGGCCACCTCGGCGGACACCGGGAGCATCGACTTGACGTGTGCGGCGACCTCACGCGGACGCTCCGGACCCAGGACGACCGCCTTGTTGTACGGCGGGATCGTGCCCTTGGTCGGGCCGTCGATCGCGCGCGCCTTGTCTCCCGCGATGCGGTAGAAGTCGCCCTTGCGTCCGAACGCCTTCGTCACCGCAGAGACGGCGGCGGCGAAGAGGATGCGGGGTGTGCCGCACTCGCGCAGCGCCATCTCCATCGTCTCGGGCATGCCGAGACCGATCCCGTAGGGCGTACGCGTGACGTACTTGGAGAGGAACAGCGCCAGGCGGCGGGGCGTGATGTCTTCGACGAGGTAGGAGCGGCCCTGGGTGATCGCGACGATCTTCTCGGTCACGAACAGGATGTCGCCGGCCTCGACGGCCCCTACCGCGTACTCGCGAAGGAACGCGTCGAGGTCGTCGCCCGGTAGCACGACCCGCGTGCGGATCGGAATGCGAGCGAACGACGAACCGTCGACGGTCGTGGTGAGGGCTTTACCGGCGTTGGCTGCGTCGGTCACGGACACTCCTGCTTACTCGAGGTAGTCGCGCAGCGACTGCGACCGGCTGGGGTGGCGGAGTTTCGCCATCGTCTTCGACTCGATCTGGCGGATGCGCTCGCGCGTGACGCCGAACGTGTCGCCGATCTGGTCGAGGGTCTTGGGCTGTCCGTCGCCCAGGCCGAAACGCATGCGGATCACGCCGGCCTCGCGCTCGGAGAGCGAATCCAGGAGCGACTCGAGCTGGCGCTGCAGCATGGTGAATCCCACCGCGTCGGCCGGGACGACCGCCTCGGTGTCCTCGATCAGGTCGCCGAACTCGCTGTCGCCGTCCTCGCCGAGCGGGGTGTGCAGCGAGATCGGCTCGCGGCCGTACTTCTGCACCTCGATGACCTTCTCGGGGGTCATATCGAGCTCGCGGCTCAGCTCCTCAGGCGTGGGTTCGCGACCCAGGTCCTGGAGCATCTGGCGCTGGACGCGCGCGAGCTTGTTGATGACCTCGACCATGTGCACCGGGATGCGGATGGTGCGCGCCTGGTCTGCCATGGCGCGGGTGATCGCCTGACGGATCCACCAGGTGGCGTACGTCGAGAACTTGAAGCCCTTGGTGTAGTCGAACTTCTCGACCGCACGGATGAGGCCCAGGTTGCCTTCCTGGATCAGATCGAGGAACTGCATGCCACGACCCGTGTAGCGCTTCGCGAGCGAGACGACGAGTCGGAGGTTCGCGCCGAGCAGGTGGCTCTTAGCGCGCTGACCGTCGCGGGCGACCCACTGCAGGTCGAGTCCGAGCTGCTTCGACTTCTCGGCGGCCGACATGTGCGAGAGCTTCTCTTCGGCGAACAGACCGGCCTCGATGCGCATCGCGAGCTCGACCTCTTCGGCCGCGTTCAGCAGCGGAACCTTGCCGATCTGCTTGAGGTAGTCCTTGACGGGGTCGGCCGTGGCGCCGGTGATCTGCGCCGAGTAGACCGGCACCTCGTCGTCGTCGCCGGAGGAGATGACGATCGCGCCCGTCGGGAGCGGCTCGGCGAAAGCCGGCTTGGTCGACTCTTCCTCGTCGTCGTCGCCGTCGGTCTTCTTCGGGGTCGCCGCTGCGGGAGCGTCGTCGCTCGCGTCGTCGGAGTCGTCGGTGTCGTCGACCTCGACCTCGCCGTCCAGCTCGGTCTCGTCCTCGGCATCTTCGTCGGAGGCCTTGGCCTTCGCCTTCGATGCTGCCTTGGGCTTGGCGGCTGCCTTCGCCTTGGCGGGGGCCTTCTTGGCCGGGGCCTTCTTCGCGGGCGCTGCCGCGGTGTCGGTCTCGACGTCGTCGAGGTCGGTGTCCTTCGGGGTGCGGGTCTTGGTGCTCGTGCCTGCCACGTTTCGCCTTTCGCCGGGTAGGTCCGTCGGCTGCCGCCGGACGTTCTCGGACACTAGTAAGACCCTTGTCAAGTCCGAACGGCGAAGCGGATGCGAACGCCGACCGGTCGACAACGGGTCAGGGTCTTCATTGTCGCACACGTTGGACAGCGGACCTGACGCGCGCGGAAGGGTACACCTCGGATAACGCCGGGGTCCAGTGTGATATTCCGCTCAGCCCAGGCCGTTTCGAGGCTCTTCATCGCCGGACGGGCGCGAAGCGAGGAAGCGCTCGAGTTCGGCGCCGAGCTCGTCGGCGCTCGGGAGATCGCCGGTGTGGATGATCGGCGTCGCCTGGGTGGAACCCGCCATGTAGGAGTCGTATCGCTCCTCCAGGCCCTCGATCATGCGCGTCAGGTCGTCGCTGGCTCCGACCTGATCTTGGACCTTCGTCAGGAAGTCGCGGTTCTCGTCGCGGAGGCGGTCGCCGGAGAAGACGAGGCCGGTGGCGACGGTGAGGCTGTCGAGACCGGCCAACGCAGCCGCGGGGTACTCGGTGTCGCCGAGGTAGTGGGGAACGAGCAGGACGAAGCCCGCGATCTGCGCCCCCGACTCTGCGAAGCGGTACTCGAGCAGGTGGCCAATGGTGGCAGGCACCTGGGTCTGCGGCCGCCACACGGAATGGGCTTCGACGAGGTCGGCGCGCGTGCCGCTGACCGTGGTGCCGACCGGACGCGTGTGCGGGACGGGCATGGGGATCGCGTGGATCCAGGTGACCGAAGCGACCTGCAGCGTCGCCGCCAGCTCGAGGACGGAGGCGGCGAAGGCGTCCCAGGCGAAGTCGGGT is drawn from Microbacterium hatanonis and contains these coding sequences:
- a CDS encoding DNA gyrase/topoisomerase IV subunit B translates to MTAEYSAHHLQVLEGLEAVRKRPGMYIGSTDSRGLMHCLWEIIDNSVDEALGGHGGRIDIVLHTDGSVEVRDRARGIPVDIEPRTGLSGIEVVFTKLHAGGKFGGGSYAASGGLHGVGASVVNALSERLDVEVDRGGKTWAMSFHRGEPGSFAGDAPDSAFSPFDKKSELRVVGKAPKGVTGTRIRYWADRQIFTKDASFNLEELEQRARQTAFLVPGLEIVIRDERPSTGSDGVVSTEPVETTYRFDGGISEFAEFLAPDAAVTDTWRLTGTGSFVETVPVLQPTGAMVPTEVQRECEVDVALRWGTGYETRVRSFVNIISTPKGGTHQQGFEVGLMKVLRSQVEQNARRLKVGNDKIDKDDILAGLTAVLTVRLPEPQFEGQTKEILGTPAARQIVSNVVAKELAARFASPKRDDKTQTSLLLDKVVSEMKARISARQHKETQRRKNALESSSLPAKLADCRTNDVDASELFIVEGDSALGTAKLARNSEYQALLPIRGKILNVQKASISDMLSNAECASIIQVIGAGSGRSFDLESARYGKIILMSDADVDGAHIRTLLLTLFFRYMRPLIDEGRVYAAVPPLHRVIVMNPGSKPNETIYTYSEQELHGLLAKLTKSGKRWQEPIQRYKGLGEMDADQLATTTMDRGGRLLRRVRMQDAEVAASVFELLMGNDVAPRKEFIIDSSDRLARERIDV
- a CDS encoding proteasome assembly chaperone family protein, with the protein product MPSSAPLFERAASAPPVPPGLPLVIALTGFTDAGGAVAQVVEYFRDDLDPSPVFVYANDVLLDYRARRPIISFDGDHLSDYQPPRLEVSLAHDALGQPFVLLAGYEPDFAWDAFAASVLELAATLQVASVTWIHAIPMPVPHTRPVGTTVSGTRADLVEAHSVWRPQTQVPATIGHLLEYRFAESGAQIAGFVLLVPHYLGDTEYPAAALAGLDSLTVATGLVFSGDRLRDENRDFLTKVQDQVGASDDLTRMIEGLEERYDSYMAGSTQATPIIHTGDLPSADELGAELERFLASRPSGDEEPRNGLG
- a CDS encoding alanine racemase C-terminal domain-containing protein, which produces MTGAFRERAEGRGDRTPLASVSRAALLRNAVASRARTYTSRVLRSDAWGHGADAVVDVLSEAGLTLTDPAAATPGSLDPVALFGLPGGPEASAPALRFSGAVLATKDLRAGEGVSYGYLYRAAADTRIALVTGGYGQGVVRSLGGSVDVSFAGRRHPIVGRVAMDVCVVEIADAAIQRGDEAVFFGDPARDEPSLGEWCAVTGLSGGELATAAGLHATRRVVG
- a CDS encoding DUF7455 domain-containing protein is translated as MSTTSTPTENTAVLDYRLTAADRCDSCGAQAYIAAEVNGSELLFCAHHGRKYEEKLRSIATSWHDETARLSESV
- a CDS encoding sugar-transfer associated ATP-grasp domain-containing protein, which gives rise to MPDQGFALAPRLRYLVGRARRIDVGSVFERAREASRDHGKWTPLVVVDMLWQAGFRNVGFQDYIDYDFSILNRAERATYMTHPVSNQISQKYDHPDYRHIFQDKVEFDGVFSEHLHRDWMVVTADNADDVRAFAERLGTIVTKEPVGQAGTGVHRYHAAEVEDWAQFHRGLWERGELLIEEVIAQHPDLAAVCPGTVNTTRVTAFFDGQRTHILAMAQKFGRGAVSDQMTFGGFYTMLDEAGRAVGPGYDSHGHVHETHPDSGFRIADFQLPLMDDVRAFVDRVARVVPQVQYVGWDIVVTADGPVLVEGNWGAGVYENKPSVTGIRTGHKPRYQAAIGF
- a CDS encoding coenzyme F420-0:L-glutamate ligase, with the protein product MTDAANAGKALTTTVDGSSFARIPIRTRVVLPGDDLDAFLREYAVGAVEAGDILFVTEKIVAITQGRSYLVEDITPRRLALFLSKYVTRTPYGIGLGMPETMEMALRECGTPRILFAAAVSAVTKAFGRKGDFYRIAGDKARAIDGPTKGTIPPYNKAVVLGPERPREVAAHVKSMLPVSAEVAVVDINDLGGNILGSTLDKAGERRLLAILSDNPLGQGHESTPLGLVRKV
- a CDS encoding RNA polymerase sigma factor, whose product is MAGTSTKTRTPKDTDLDDVETDTAAAPAKKAPAKKAPAKAKAAAKPKAASKAKAKASDEDAEDETELDGEVEVDDTDDSDDASDDAPAAATPKKTDGDDDEEESTKPAFAEPLPTGAIVISSGDDDEVPVYSAQITGATADPVKDYLKQIGKVPLLNAAEEVELAMRIEAGLFAEEKLSHMSAAEKSKQLGLDLQWVARDGQRAKSHLLGANLRLVVSLAKRYTGRGMQFLDLIQEGNLGLIRAVEKFDYTKGFKFSTYATWWIRQAITRAMADQARTIRIPVHMVEVINKLARVQRQMLQDLGREPTPEELSRELDMTPEKVIEVQKYGREPISLHTPLGEDGDSEFGDLIEDTEAVVPADAVGFTMLQRQLESLLDSLSEREAGVIRMRFGLGDGQPKTLDQIGDTFGVTRERIRQIESKTMAKLRHPSRSQSLRDYLE
- a CDS encoding alanine racemase, coding for MTAALHVDLDLLAANLARVRATVAPSEPMLVVKNDAYGHGLVPVVRRAAAEGVRWFGAFDVCTGRIVRRELGEAARIFVWMTATADDALDAVHDDLDIGVGDAASLDDVASAARTLARRARIHLKIDTGLHRNGVRPEEWPAFVTRAAALVDEGVVEVVGVWSHIAEASDDDDDDARRIFDAAVTVAEQSGLRPSHRHLAASAASFARAEFRYDLVRIGAFAYGVRSAGGVDERDLGVRLISSLRAEVTSVDDEGAHIELGALDGLPSTLGGRVEVLTPAGPRQLESVGEHSRIAGWPSASIGDVVTVFGGADNEKSPTDLAEAIGSVGEEILVRLSPLVPRRYEGRVD